One window from the genome of Paramormyrops kingsleyae isolate MSU_618 chromosome 3, PKINGS_0.4, whole genome shotgun sequence encodes:
- the LOC140588416 gene encoding uncharacterized protein produces MVQIVEIKDNKGYSMRIRIHHSLNMENMDPEVHEFLEDKFISILVVNFERSPLTMENLQSLALSVPSFYWRLTGEELDPSLLHVAPARLQVVHHGTETGVQHGDGESPAEEDDHYGQELPSSSSIREASPAAPASTTEDANGLPEALPLAWGEDEPSSPSLSVPSDTQPGSQIEPEHAEPSSSTFWIPVGPNSTWQQLEIEGRNYLRKLDELSIPEGLWGITDYGDDHTVLMSVHVSVHVSSSLRTWGVRQEQRPPQRPAGTSQRKRKAEPDDTSGSSSPPPHKRPMRF; encoded by the exons atggtgcagatagttgagataaaggataATAAAGGTTATTCGATGagaattcgaatccatcactccttaaacatggagaacatggatccagaag ttcatgagtttttggaggacaagttcatctccattctggtcgtgaacttcgagaggagcccactgaccatggagaacttgcagtctctggccctcagtgtcccttcattttattggcggctcactggggaggagctggatcccagcctattgcacgtagcacctgcacgactgcaagtggtacatcatggtacagagactggtgtccagcatggggatggagaatcaccagctgaggaggatgaccattacggacaggagctgccatcatccagctctataagggaggcttcccctgcagctccagcatccacgactgaggatgctaatgggcttcctgaggctctccccttggcctggggtgaagatgagccctcatctccatccttatctgtgccttctgacactcaacctggaagtcagattgagccagaacatgctgagccctccagctccaccttctggatccctgtgggccctaacagcacatggcagcagcttgagatcgaaggccgcaactacctgcggaagctggatgagctcagcatccccgagggactctggggcattacggactacggtgatgaccacaccgtgctcatgtccgtgcatgtctccgtgcatgtgagcagttctctgcgaacatggggcgtgaggcaggagcagaggcctcctcagaggcccgctggcaccagtcagaggaagcgcaaggccgagcccgacgacaccagcggctcaagttctcctccaccgcacaagaggcccatgcgcttctga
- the LOC140588418 gene encoding uncharacterized protein: protein MFLRFHEFVEDKFISILVVNFERSPLTMENLLSLALSVPSFYWRLTGEELDPSLLHVATARLQVVHHGTETGVQHGDGESPAEEDDHYGQELPSPSSRRDASPAAPASTTEDANGLPEALPLAWGEDEPSSPSLSVASDTQPGSQIEPEHAEPSSSTFWIPVGPNSTWQQLEIEGRNYLRKLDELSIPEGLWGITDYGDDHTVLMSVHVSVHVSSSLRTWGVRQEERPPQRPAGTSQRKRKAEPDDTSGSSSPPPHKRPMRF, encoded by the coding sequence ttcatgagtttgtggaggacaagttcatctccattctggtcgtgaacttcgagaggagcccactgaccatggagaacttgctgtctctggccctcagtgtcccttcattttattggcggctcactggggaggagttggatcccagcctattgcacgtagcaactgcacggctgcaagtggtacatcatggtacagagactggtgtccagcatggggatggagaatcaccagctgaggaggatgaccattacggacaggagctgccatcacccagctctagaagggatgcttcccctgcagctccagcatccacgactgaggatgctaatgggcttcctgaggctctccccttggcctggggtgaagatgagccctcatctccatccttatctgtggcttctgacactcaacctggaagtcagattgagccagaacatgctgagccctccagctccaccttctggatccctgtgggccctaacagcacgtggcagcagcttgagatcgaaggccgcaactacctgcggaagctggatgagctcagcatccccgagggactctggggcattacggactacggtgatgaccacaccgtgctcatgtccgtgcatgtctccgtgcatgtgagcagttctctgcgaacatggggcgtgaggcaggaggagaggcctcctcagaggcccgctggcaccagtcagaggaagcgcaaggccgagcccgacgacaccagcggctcaagttctcctccaccgcacaagaggcccatgcgcttctga